In a single window of the Anaerocolumna cellulosilytica genome:
- a CDS encoding SH3 domain-containing C40 family peptidase yields MKYALVNATLASLRKEPDRYSELVDENFYGRKVEILKDDALEWFFVKTEYRYTGYVHKSQLIIGERLLQMWDKYAKMIVIQAYADVLDQPKIQGFRITSLTRGALVAVLDYDEENGWVKIALCDGRNGYIKRGFLADYITDAFFIDNYYNRGTKETEDALRKSVVEAALSYLGTQYRWGGKSPLGIDCSGLCSVAYLLNGVIIYRDSAIMPGFPIHEVPYEAMKTADLLYFPGHIAMYIGEDRYVHATAKSGSDGVVINSLNPCDPDYREDLPEKITAVGSLFYSDGCE; encoded by the coding sequence ATGAAATACGCTTTGGTAAATGCAACGCTTGCTTCCTTAAGGAAGGAGCCGGACAGATATAGTGAATTAGTGGATGAGAATTTTTATGGACGAAAGGTTGAAATACTTAAGGATGACGCGCTTGAGTGGTTTTTTGTTAAGACAGAATACCGTTATACCGGGTATGTACATAAATCTCAGTTAATAATTGGAGAAAGATTGTTACAAATGTGGGATAAGTATGCTAAAATGATTGTAATACAAGCGTATGCAGATGTACTTGATCAGCCGAAAATACAAGGATTTCGAATAACCAGCCTTACCAGAGGGGCACTGGTTGCCGTACTGGATTATGATGAGGAGAATGGTTGGGTCAAGATTGCTCTGTGTGATGGCAGGAATGGTTATATCAAAAGAGGATTTCTTGCAGATTATATAACAGACGCTTTTTTCATTGATAATTACTATAACCGGGGTACGAAAGAAACGGAAGACGCATTACGAAAGAGCGTTGTGGAAGCTGCCCTTTCCTACCTTGGCACCCAGTACCGGTGGGGCGGAAAAAGTCCGCTTGGTATCGATTGTTCGGGTTTATGTTCTGTGGCATATTTATTAAACGGTGTAATTATATACAGGGATTCAGCGATTATGCCGGGATTTCCTATTCATGAGGTGCCTTATGAGGCTATGAAGACAGCAGATTTACTGTATTTTCCCGGGCACATAGCTATGTATATAGGAGAAGATAGATATGTTCATGCTACTGCAAAAAGTGGTAGTGACGGAGTGGTAATTAATAGTTTAAATCCTTGTGACCCGGATTATAGGGAAGATCTCCCTGAAAAAATAACAGCTGTGGGGAGTTTATTCTATTCAGACGGCTGTGAGTAA
- a CDS encoding dipeptidase: MKVADMHCDTITALYNTVVKGEISNLNRNTYHIDIEKMQKGDYLLQNFAIFVDLKGQEHPLEYCLKAIDFYYGQLELYKDTLAPVFTYEDIRRNKEAGKISTLLTIEEGGVTKSSLEHLRNFYRLGVRMLTLTWNYENGIGHPNFTRTEDQKPDFYTSQTEKGLTDFGLKMIWEMEQLGMIIDVSHLSDAGFYQVLENTTKPFVASHSNARNVCRHVRNLTDDMIVKLAERGGITGMNFCPSFLQEVKQEEEAVGTIASLVENIKHIANVGGYECIGLGSDFDGIPSHKELPDASYLPLLEEALKREGFQNHEIEAIFYKNVLRVYKEILSR, translated from the coding sequence TTGAAAGTAGCAGACATGCATTGTGATACAATTACCGCACTATATAATACGGTAGTAAAAGGAGAGATTAGTAACCTTAATAGGAATACCTATCATATTGATATTGAAAAAATGCAAAAGGGAGATTACCTGTTGCAGAACTTTGCCATATTTGTGGACTTAAAAGGTCAGGAGCATCCACTGGAATATTGCTTAAAGGCTATTGATTTTTATTATGGGCAATTAGAATTATATAAGGATACGCTTGCACCAGTTTTTACATATGAAGATATACGCCGTAACAAGGAGGCGGGAAAGATATCCACCTTACTTACGATTGAAGAGGGTGGGGTTACAAAGAGCAGCCTTGAACATCTGCGGAATTTTTATCGTCTTGGTGTAAGGATGCTGACACTTACCTGGAATTATGAAAATGGTATTGGACATCCTAACTTTACTCGGACAGAAGATCAAAAACCGGATTTTTACACCTCCCAGACGGAAAAAGGATTAACAGATTTCGGACTTAAGATGATATGGGAAATGGAACAGCTGGGGATGATTATAGATGTGTCCCATCTATCAGATGCAGGCTTTTATCAAGTTCTTGAAAATACTACAAAACCTTTTGTAGCAAGTCATTCCAATGCCAGAAACGTCTGCCGCCATGTAAGAAATCTAACGGATGATATGATAGTAAAACTGGCAGAAAGAGGAGGCATAACAGGGATGAATTTCTGTCCTTCCTTTTTACAAGAGGTAAAGCAGGAGGAAGAAGCTGTGGGAACGATAGCATCTTTGGTGGAAAATATTAAGCATATAGCCAATGTAGGCGGATATGAATGTATTGGACTAGGTTCTGATTTTGATGGAATACCGTCTCATAAGGAACTGCCTGATGCATCGTATCTTCCGTTATTAGAAGAAGCTTTAAAAAGAGAAGGTTTTCAGAATCATGAGATTGAGGCAATCTTTTATAAAAATGTACTTCGTGTATATAAAGAAATATTAAGCCGCTAA